The following proteins are co-located in the Abditibacteriaceae bacterium genome:
- a CDS encoding thioredoxin family protein: protein MARPHEPKKSKLAGPLLAASLVLTAGGIAFLSAANNSKLEKFTPVDSVAPFEPKPKPKPTAARRAEKLPEEIEWQPSFAAATTTARNSGKPLMVTFYTDWCGYCKKLDKEVFTDFAVIAESANFVSVKVNAEKAPALAQKYAVTGFPTIIWLDGSGKPLLGLPGYADAGEFLGFMRQAHQKSLGEAT from the coding sequence ATGGCACGACCTCACGAACCTAAGAAATCTAAACTTGCCGGGCCGCTGCTCGCTGCATCGCTCGTTTTAACGGCAGGCGGCATTGCGTTTTTGTCCGCAGCCAACAACTCAAAACTCGAAAAATTCACGCCGGTTGACTCGGTGGCGCCGTTCGAGCCAAAGCCGAAACCAAAACCCACTGCTGCTCGACGCGCCGAAAAGCTTCCCGAAGAAATCGAATGGCAGCCTTCGTTCGCCGCAGCGACGACGACCGCAAGAAATAGCGGCAAACCGCTGATGGTGACGTTTTACACCGATTGGTGCGGCTATTGTAAAAAGCTTGACAAGGAAGTTTTTACCGATTTTGCGGTTATCGCGGAATCAGCAAACTTTGTATCGGTGAAGGTCAATGCCGAGAAAGCGCCCGCGCTCGCGCAGAAATATGCCGTAACAGGTTTCCCCACAATCATCTGGCTCGATGGCAGCGGCAAGCCGCTTCTGGGCCTGCCCGGTTACGCCGACGCGGGCGAATTTCTGGGCTTCATGCGTCAGGCGCATCAGAAGAGTCTGGGTGAGGCGACCTAA